The DNA segment CAGGTCCAGAAGGACTTCGGAGAGCTTTTCGGTCGTGGTGATGAAGAGGCGCAGGTCGCTCAATGTCTTTGTCCTTGTCGGCACATGCTTGCCGCGCGGCTCTAGCACGCCGTCCGATACAAGGTAAAGCGCAGCGCCTATTGCGCGCCGGGAATCCAGGGTGGCGGCGGGGTGTCCTGGCCTGCGGCATTGCGCAGAAAGGCGTTGGAGATGCCCGGAATATGGTTTGCCAGCGGCAGGAGCAGCGATCGCAGCCGTGTCAGAATGGGGTTTTTCAAGGTGATGAAGGCCGTGTTGCGCCGGGTGTCCCTGAGCACGGTCCTGACGGCGGGTAATCTCAGAGCCGAATAGTCCTTTTCCCGACCCTCCGCTATCAGCCAAGCCAGCCAGCAGGCATCCTCGATGCCGAGATTCATGCCGCGTGCGCCGGCCGGCGAATGCACATGGGCGGCGTCTCCGGCGAGATACACCTTGCCTCGGCTCATGGTCTCGACATGGCGGAAGCTGATGCGGAAATCCGAGGCCCATGTGCGCTCCAGCACCATGGCCGGATGATAGATGCGGGTTTCGAAATCCGCATCGGTGGACAGATAGCGCAGCGTATCCTCGTTCACCGGCAGCCTTCCCAGCACGCCGGGATTGAGGAAATTCATCTCGATGAAACCGGTATCGACCGGCTGTGCATAGCGGTAGTCGGCGAGGAAAAAGCGGCTCTCCAGCGCATTGCCGGGGAAGGTAAACCCGAAGGCCTGGCGAACGGCGGAATGGGCGCCGTCCGTGCCGATCAGCAGGTCCGGCGCGACCGTTTCCGTCCGGCCATCGGCGTGTTGGAGGGTGACCACCGGCTTTTGCACATCGCCTGAGGCCGGGATGAGTTCGGCCGACCATTCCGGGGTGATGCCGAAGGGCAGGAGCCTCTGCAGCAAAAACCGTTCGGTTTGACCCTGTGGCAGGATCTGGATCGGACAATAGCGGCTGCGGAAGCTTTCCGTCTCGATGGTCAGCAGCGGTTTGCCGGAGGACGCGATCTTGAATTTCGTCAGGCGCCGGGCTTTTGCAAGAATCAGGGCGCTGACGCCGGATGCTTCCAAAAGCGTCAGGGTTCTGGCATTGACGCCGAGTGCCCGGCTTTCATGGAGGGGGGCGGGTCCGGCCGCCTTTGCCACGAGGCGTGCTTTTATGCCCCGCCGCGCCAGTTCAAGCGCCAGTGCCAGTCCGGTCGGTCCGGCGCCAGCAATCAGAATGGATTTTTCACTGGTTTCACCCATCAGCCCCTCCCGACAATGGATTACCTTTTCGTCAGGTTTTCCAGTTTCTTGACTGCCGTCTCCGGATTTTCCTCGTAAGCGATCGTACCGGTGAACTTGCCTTGCGAATCCAGCAGGAACACCGATGCAGTATGATCCATCGTGTAGTCGCCGTCAGGTTTCTTTTCGTCCAGCGGCACCTTCTTGGCATAGACCCTAAAGCCCTTGACCATCTCCATGACCTTGTCCGGCGGACCGGAAATGCCGGTGATGCGCTTGGATACGTTGGAGACGTATTGACCAAGGATTTCCGGGGTATCGCGTTCCGGATCGACGCTGATGAAATAGGCCTGCAGCTTGGTGCCGTCGGGATCGACCTTTTCCAGCCAGCCGTTCAGCTCAAACAGCGTGGTCGGGCAGACTTCCGGGCAATGGGTGAAGCCGAAGAACAGGGCCGAGGGCTTGCCGACGAAAGCGGCCTGCGTGATCGGCTGGCCGGTCTGCGATACCAGCTCAAAGGGAACGCCGAACGGACCGGCGGCGATCTCCTCCTTGCCCGTGGTCATCTGGTAGCTGATCCAGCCCAGCGAGGCTGCGACAACGGCAACGGCCGCCCAAAGAACGATGCGAAGTGTTTTCATGTGATGTCCGCTCAAAACCTGCCCAATAGTGCAGCTGAGATAGCGGTTTGGGCGGGATGTTGCAAAACATTCACGCTGCCAGCGTCAAAATGCGGCAGCGTTCGTCAAAAGCACCAGGACATGCCGTTTTCAGCCATGGTCAGCAGCATCTCCGGCCCCTGAACGATCCATCCGAAAAAGGCGGCAAGGCACAGGAGCAGGAACACACCGCCAAGGGCGGTGATCGCCAGGTTCTGATTGTGCTTTCCGGCCTCGTTGTTCATGCGGCGATGATATCCTGCCCGCCGTTACTTTGAAAGCCGTTTTGCAGGGCACGGGTTTGCACGGGGCAGAGGCGGACGAGTGCGCACGCAAGAATCCGGTAAGCATTTTAGCAAAAGTTTAATGTGTGTTTGCCATGGTCTGACAACGCAAGGGGTGTTGGCGGGCGCCCCTGATCCGGCAAGTGCCGGAGGCATCGGGTTTCGCCGGAAACTGGGAAGAATTCTGATCATGACAAATGCCATCAAGCAGTCCGGCGCCTATCTGGAAATCGTATCGTTTCATCTGGGCGATCAGGAATTCTGCATCGATATCATGGCGATCCGCGAAATCCGTGGCTGGGCGCCCGTGACGCCGATGCCGCACACGCCGCCTTATGTGCTGGGGCTGATCAACCTGCGCGGCGCTGTCATCCCGGTCATCGACATGGCCTGCCGCCTCGGCATGAAGATGACGGAGCCGTCGGAACGTTCGGCGATCATCGTCACCGATATCGCCGGCAAGCTGGTCGGCCTTCTGGTCGAACAGGTGTCCGACATGATGACGATCAAGAGCGAAGCGCTGCAGCCAGCCCCGGAAATCATTCCGGAAGCACAGCGCGCCTTCTGCCGCGGCATCGTCGCGCTGGAAAAGACCATGGTCTGCTTCCTCAATCTCGACACCGTCATCGCCGACGAGCTGGCCCAGGCGGCTTAGTTACATCAATTGCCTTGAACGCGATGCAGACGCCATCCGGTAACCCGGGTGGCGTTTTTTGCGTTGAGTTTGAAGAGCAGTTCCGTTCGCTGGATTGTGCGGCGCAACAATTGCGCATAGCTTTTGCCGGAAAGCAGACCGAGGAGATTGCCCGTGAAATGCCTGTTGCTCGTCGATATCCAGAATGGGTTCTGCTCTGGCGGCAATCTTGCCGTGCCTGACGGCGAGGCGGTCGTTGCCGTCGCCAACCGGCTGATGGCGGAAGGCGGCTATGATCTGGTGGTTGCGTCGCTGGACTGGCATCCGGCCGATCACGGCAGCTTTGCCTCGCAGCATCCGGGCCGCCACCCTTTCGAAATGGGGACGCTGCACGGCAAGCCGCAGATGCTCTGGCCGGATCATTGCGTCCAGGGCACAGCAGACGCCGAACTGCACCCGGCGCTCGACCAGACCCGTATCGATTATCTCCAGCGCAAGGGCGAGGACCGGACCATAGACAGCTATTCGGCGTTTCGCGACAATGACCACGCGGCGCTGACCGGGCTGTCCGACTATCTTGCAAACCGTGGCGTCGATCATCTCGATGTCTGCGGTCTGGCAACCGATTATTGCGTCAGGGATTCGGTCCTTGACGCAATCCAGCTCATTCCCGGAATTTCCGTGCGCCTCGTCATCGACGCCTGCCGGGGCATCGATCCGCAGGGTGTCGAGGTGGCACTGGCCGCAATGGCGGCTGCAGGCGCCGAAATCGTCACGTCTGCCGCCGTTACTGCTGAAGCCAGGGACGGTGCCGCTACTTCGGAGCGCCTTTCTCCCAGGTGACCGGCTGCTCGAACAGCGGAATGGTCGAGATCGACATCTTGGCGGAACCGTCAGTCAATTCGCGGGAATGGGCGAGATAGATCAGCGTGTTGTTCTTCTTGTCGTAGATGCGGGTGACCACCAGCTTCTTCCAGACGAGCGACAGCCCCTCGCGGAACACTTCCTCGCCGCCCTTATCAAGC comes from the Pararhizobium qamdonense genome and includes:
- a CDS encoding FAD-dependent oxidoreductase codes for the protein MGETSEKSILIAGAGPTGLALALELARRGIKARLVAKAAGPAPLHESRALGVNARTLTLLEASGVSALILAKARRLTKFKIASSGKPLLTIETESFRSRYCPIQILPQGQTERFLLQRLLPFGITPEWSAELIPASGDVQKPVVTLQHADGRTETVAPDLLIGTDGAHSAVRQAFGFTFPGNALESRFFLADYRYAQPVDTGFIEMNFLNPGVLGRLPVNEDTLRYLSTDADFETRIYHPAMVLERTWASDFRISFRHVETMSRGKVYLAGDAAHVHSPAGARGMNLGIEDACWLAWLIAEGREKDYSALRLPAVRTVLRDTRRNTAFITLKNPILTRLRSLLLPLANHIPGISNAFLRNAAGQDTPPPPWIPGAQ
- a CDS encoding SCO family protein yields the protein MKTLRIVLWAAVAVVAASLGWISYQMTTGKEEIAAGPFGVPFELVSQTGQPITQAAFVGKPSALFFGFTHCPEVCPTTLFELNGWLEKVDPDGTKLQAYFISVDPERDTPEILGQYVSNVSKRITGISGPPDKVMEMVKGFRVYAKKVPLDEKKPDGDYTMDHTASVFLLDSQGKFTGTIAYEENPETAVKKLENLTKR
- a CDS encoding chemotaxis protein CheW; protein product: MTNAIKQSGAYLEIVSFHLGDQEFCIDIMAIREIRGWAPVTPMPHTPPYVLGLINLRGAVIPVIDMACRLGMKMTEPSERSAIIVTDIAGKLVGLLVEQVSDMMTIKSEALQPAPEIIPEAQRAFCRGIVALEKTMVCFLNLDTVIADELAQAA
- the pncA gene encoding bifunctional nicotinamidase/pyrazinamidase, with amino-acid sequence MKCLLLVDIQNGFCSGGNLAVPDGEAVVAVANRLMAEGGYDLVVASLDWHPADHGSFASQHPGRHPFEMGTLHGKPQMLWPDHCVQGTADAELHPALDQTRIDYLQRKGEDRTIDSYSAFRDNDHAALTGLSDYLANRGVDHLDVCGLATDYCVRDSVLDAIQLIPGISVRLVIDACRGIDPQGVEVALAAMAAAGAEIVTSAAVTAEARDGAATSERLSPR